A part of Scophthalmus maximus strain ysfricsl-2021 chromosome 20, ASM2237912v1, whole genome shotgun sequence genomic DNA contains:
- the LOC118284800 gene encoding thyrotropin receptor-like — MKPDVGLLFLFFFFFSVKVRTILPLDYYCPAGCQCDSDVRSASCFGAEVMPVFHRGTQEVWLVGTRLPSVRQNAFANLDNVSHIYISDDDSLRFLERHSFHNLSRLSHIQLSGIRRLSYIDQEAFKNLPNLKYLGISNTGLASFPDLQYIQSSQEDFILEIVENAFIQVIPANSFSGISEHALTILLHSNGVKEIQSYAFNGSRLEEVFLHRNVDLEQIDEFAFYGAIHGPTHLDLSDTKVSSLPSRGMETIEKLQAKNTRALKVLPPLSAFLHLQSAELTFPSHCCGLKMLKRWSGHAEAVICNLTRAALGKFQESSAALSQKYLGHKIYQHLAGGPTALSRYYDTPTRPTEPSETEGLFYVELPTQRLSYGFDFGLCNELPAEIHGALCTPLPDALNPCEDVMSRGFLRVLVWLVSLLAISANLLVMSILLTSRQKLSVTRFLLGQLAFADFCMGLYLLLIASVDLYTHSHYYLYAIAWQTGSGCNLAGTLSVFASELSVYTLTLISLQRWHAISYAMRPDRKMRLRHAAALMLAGWLLCLVLALLPLVGVSSYQKVSICLPMDTETAAAQVYVVSVLMGNITAFMVVCLCYLHIYCMVHNPQHQSSRCDTSMAKRMAVLIFTSFLCLAPICFYGLSAAFHQPLMTVTDSKVLLVLFYPLNSCAHPFLYVILTKAFHRDILMLLNRVGLCQWQAHLY, encoded by the exons ATGAAGCCTGATGTcggtctcctcttcctcttcttcttcttcttctccgttaAGGTCCGGACGATTCTCCCTCTGGATTATTATTGTCCAGCAGGTTGCCAGTGCGACTCGGACGTCCGCAGTGCGTCGTGCTTCGGAGCCGAGGTCATGCCTGTTTTCCACCGCGGCACTCAGGAGGT GTGGCTCGTTGGGACCAGACTTCCTTCAGTGCGTCAGAACGCCTTCGCCAACTTGGACAACGTTTCTCACAT ataCATCTCTGATGATGATTCTTTAAGATTTCTGGAGAGACATTCTTTCCACAACCTGTCGAGGCTCAGCCACAT ACAACTAAGTGGCATCAGAAGACTGTCATACATTGACCAAGAGGCGTTTAAGAATCTGCCTAATTTGAAGTACCT GGGGATCAGCAACACGGGCCTCGCGTCCTTCCCTGACCTCCAGTATATTCAGTCCAGCCAAGAGGATTTTATTCT GGAGATAGTGGAGAATGCCTTCATACAAGTCATCCCTGCTAATTCTTTCAGTGGAATATCGGAGCACGCTCTGACCAT cCTTCTGCACAGCAACGGTGTGAAAGAAATCCAGAGTTACGCCTTCAACGGCAGCAGACTGGAGGAAGT GTTTCTTCACAGGAATGTGGATTTGGAACAAATAGATGAATTTGCATTCTACGGAGCGATTCACGGCCCAACTCACTT agaCCTTTCAGATACCAAAGTTAGCTCTTTGCCTTCGAGAGGTATGGAGACCATTGAAAAGCTCCAGGCTAAAAACACTCGGGCCCTCAAAGTGCTGCCCCCCTTGAGCGCCTTTCTCCACCTGCAGAGTGCTGAGTTGACCTTCCCCAGCCACTGCTGTGGgctaaaaatgttgaaaagatgGAGTGG ACACGCTGAAGCAGTTATCTGCAACCTGACCCGCGCCGCTTTGGGAAAGTTCCAGGAATCTTCTGCAGCTCTCTCTCAGAAGTATCTGGGACACAAGATCTACCAACATCTGGCCGGCGGCCCGACAGCACTCAGTCGCTACTACGACACTCCCACGCGACCCACCGAGCCGTCAGAGACCGAGGGTCTGTTCTACGTGGAGTTACCCACGCAGCGTCTCAGCTACGGTTTTGACTTTGGCCTGTGTAACGAACTCCCCGCAGAGATTCACGGAGCTTTGTGCACACCACTACCTGACGCCCTGAACCCCTGTGAGGACGTGATGAGTCGAGGCTTCCTCCGGGTGTTGGTCTGGCTGGTCAGTCTTTTGGCCATCTCAGCCAACCTGCTGGTGATGTCCATCCTGCTCACCAGCCGTCAGAAGCTGTCGGTCACCCGTTTCCTCCTGGGTCAGCTGGCGTTTGCAGACTTCTGTATGGGGTTGTACCTTCTGCTCATTGCATCTGTTGACCtctacacacactctcattatTACCTCTATGCTATCGCctggcaaacaggaagtggctgcaATCTTGCAGGGACGTTATCGGTGTTTGCCAGTGAGCTGTCCGTGTACACGTTAACTTTGATCAGCCTTCAGCGCTGGCACGCCATCTCCTACGCCATGAGGCCAGACAGGAAGATGAGGCTACGCCACGCGGCCGCGCTGATGCTCGCTGGCTGGTTGCTGTGCCTGGTCCTTGCGCTGCTGCCGCTGGTCGGCGTGAGCAGTTACCAGAAGGTGAGCATCTGCTTGCCCATGGACACGGAGACGGCTGCTGCTCAGGTGTACGTGGTCTCCGTCCTGATGGGCAACATCACAGCTTTCATGGTGGTCTGCTTGTGTTACCTGCACATCTACTGCATGGTGCACAACCCGCAGCACCAGTCCAGCAGGTGTGACACCAGCATGGCCAAACGCATGGCTGTTCTCATCTTCACCAGCTTCCTGTGCCTGGCTCCCATTTGCTTCTATGGTTTGTCTGCAGCGTTCCACCAGCCACTGATGACGGTCACAGACTCCAAG gtgctgctggtgctttTCTATCCTCTCAACTCTTGTGCGCATCCGTTTCTATACGTCATCCTGACAAAAGCCTTTCACCGAGACATCCTGATGCTGCTGAACCGGGTGGGGCTTTGCCAGTGGCAAGCGCACCTCTACTAG
- the pomk gene encoding protein O-mannose kinase, with the protein MGRSRSMSLGVPAVVLCLAALLFSNALIYLYLDSLYHTGEQLPSSQGGCSPQHFKMVTMKNCTPWLQCSQIRAEVRKLKLVGQGAVKKVYLSEWRAQKVALSKLSSPDYLEDFLHGLSMLQALQGHQVVQLVGFCLEDHTLVTEHHPLGSLLNLDSVLAQEQHQRHNTWQTRLRLATDYVSVLHYLHDSPAGRRVMCDSNSLEKTLSQFLLTSDFHLVVNDLDALPEVDPSRGSSVKCGHRELTGDFVAPEQLWPYANDGRPFEDDLMPGYDEKTDIWKIPDVTWFLMGRVPGGDLVHFHLFQIHEECKKEDPKLRPSALDVLKVYRSVYSSMVREGAGLRDML; encoded by the exons ATGGGTCGGAGCAGGTCGATGTCCCTCGGTGTTCCGGCGGTGGTCTTGTGCCTCGCCGCCTTGCTTTTCAGCAATGCCCTGATCTACCTGTATCTGGACTCGCTGTATCACACAGGTGAGCAGCTGCCGTCCTCTCAAGGAGGCTGTTCGCCTCAACACTTCAAGATGGTGACCATGAAGAACTGCACCCCTTGGCTCCAGTGTTCACAGATCAGAGCAGAAGTGCGCAAGCTGAAACTTGTCGGCCAGGGAGCCGTTAAGAAG gTCTACCTGTCCGAGTGGAGGGCTCAGAAGGTGGCCCTGTCCAAACTATCCTCTCCAGATTACCTGGAGGATTTTCTCCACGGACTGTCCATGTTGCAGGCCCTGCAGGGCCACCAGGTGGTGCAGTTGGTTGGGTTTTGCCTTGAAGACCACACCCTGGTCACAGAACACCACCCGCTGGGGTCACTGCTCAACTTGGACAGTGTTCTCGCACAAGAGCAGCACCAGCGACACAACACGTGGCAGACGCGGCTGAGGCTGGCCACGGACTACGTGTCCGTCCTCCACTACCTACATGACAGCCCGGCCGGGCGGCGGGTCATGTGTGACTCCAACAGCCTGGAGAAGACGCTCTCCCAGTTCCTGCTGACGAGTGACTTTCACCTGGTTGTAAACGACCTGGACGCGCTGCCCGAGGTCGACCCATCCCGAGGCTCGTCTGTGAAATGTGGCCACCGAGAGCTCACCGGTGACTTCGTGGCCCCCGAGCAGCTGTGGCCGTACGCAAACGACGGGAGGCCATTTGAGGACGACCTCATGCCCGGGTACGACGAGAAGACGGACATCTGGAAGATACCGGACGTGACGTGGTTCCTGATGGGTCGCGTTCCCGGAGGGGATTTAGTCCACTTCCATCTCTTTCAGATCCACGAGGAGTGTAAGAAAGAAGACCCCAAACTCCGGCCCTCGGCTCTGGATGTTTTGAAAGTGTACAGATCGGTCTACAGCAGCATGGTACGAGAAGGTGCTGGACTCAGAGACATGCTGTAG